In Nitrospirota bacterium, a genomic segment contains:
- a CDS encoding YdcF family protein, whose translation MIRILKFLFLIAFVGGILFLSHGFLLTRAAEMLIKKDEMKPADVIVVLAGEQEERVIYGAKLFREDWARKDRIIMAGGPLVWKYTWAELMKAQAESLGIPGKNILLEDQSRSTEEDALYTKEILRKNGFKSIILVTSPYHSRRAALIFKRVLGGEFKIINAPAAESWFSTNDWWKRRRDRSAVLNEFSKYVWLWIFGVQEKV comes from the coding sequence ATGATACGGATTTTGAAATTTCTGTTTCTGATTGCCTTCGTCGGAGGCATCCTCTTCCTCTCCCACGGTTTTTTGCTGACCAGGGCAGCGGAGATGCTCATAAAGAAGGATGAGATGAAGCCGGCTGATGTGATCGTCGTGCTTGCCGGCGAGCAGGAAGAGCGGGTCATATACGGGGCAAAACTCTTCAGGGAAGACTGGGCCAGGAAGGACCGGATCATCATGGCAGGAGGCCCGCTGGTCTGGAAATATACCTGGGCAGAGCTCATGAAGGCACAGGCGGAATCTCTCGGCATTCCGGGAAAAAACATACTTCTCGAAGATCAGTCGAGATCAACAGAAGAGGATGCGCTTTACACCAAAGAGATACTCAGGAAGAACGGATTCAAGTCCATAATCCTTGTCACCTCCCCGTACCACAGCAGGAGAGCGGCACTCATTTTTAAAAGAGTTTTAGGCGGCGAATTCAAGATCATCAATGCACCTGCTGCTGAGAGCTGGTTCAGCACAAACGACTGGTGGAAGAGAAGACGCGACAGATCTGCAGTGCTGAACGAGTTCTCCAAATACGTCTGGCTCTGGATCTTCGGGGTCCAGGAAAAGGTATAG
- the rfbD gene encoding dTDP-4-dehydrorhamnose reductase: MKVALTGADGMLGHAVQKAFSDTELLPFSRAGLDITDLDHAVKTVRDIRPDILIHTAAFTDVDACEADPEKAYLVNGMGARNMAIACEEIRCPIFHISSDYVFDGTKGSSYDEWDKTNPISQYGLSKLMAEQFISSLTSRFYILRTSWLYGPYGKNFVETIIRLLAGRDSLRVVNDQFGSPTFTEDLAHTIRLMIGKGYGVYHVTNAGICTWYEFAVKIAELKGIDRPILPVTSEEFKRPARRPAQSGLNNTMLRLEGISPLRHWSEALKQYIKQTL; the protein is encoded by the coding sequence ATGAAGGTTGCCCTCACTGGCGCAGACGGTATGCTTGGCCATGCAGTTCAGAAGGCCTTTTCTGACACAGAACTCCTCCCCTTTTCTCGTGCCGGCCTGGATATCACTGACCTTGATCACGCGGTGAAGACCGTCCGGGATATTAGGCCTGACATCCTTATTCATACTGCCGCATTCACTGATGTGGATGCCTGCGAAGCAGATCCTGAAAAGGCTTATCTTGTTAACGGCATGGGAGCGCGCAACATGGCTATTGCCTGCGAGGAGATCCGCTGCCCGATCTTTCATATCAGTTCAGACTATGTCTTCGACGGAACAAAGGGCTCTTCCTATGATGAGTGGGACAAGACCAACCCCATAAGCCAGTATGGCCTGTCGAAACTCATGGCAGAACAGTTCATTTCCTCTCTTACCAGCAGATTCTATATTCTGCGCACATCCTGGCTTTATGGCCCATACGGCAAAAACTTTGTTGAAACCATTATACGGCTCCTTGCCGGGAGAGACTCGCTGCGGGTCGTGAACGATCAATTCGGCAGCCCGACCTTCACAGAAGATCTCGCTCACACGATAAGACTGATGATCGGAAAGGGTTATGGCGTCTATCATGTGACCAATGCCGGCATCTGCACGTGGTATGAGTTTGCCGTAAAGATCGCTGAGCTTAAGGGCATTGACAGGCCGATCCTTCCTGTCACTTCCGAGGAATTTAAAAGACCAGCCAGGAGGCCGGCTCAGTCCGGACTGAACAATACCATGCTGCGCCTGGAAGGCATCTCGCCGCTGCGCCACTGGTCAGAGGCGCTGAAGCAGTACATAAAGCAGACGCTCTGA
- the rfbB gene encoding dTDP-glucose 4,6-dehydratase, with translation MRILVTGGAGFIGSNFIRYMLKARPEHTITNLDKLTYAGNLENLKDIEKLPSYAFFRADICSSKIIDSLEFDAIINFAAESHVDRSILDSTPFLQTNVIGTQILLEAAKKRNCRLLHVSTDEVYGSIDTGLFTEESPIMPNSPYAASKASSDLLVRAYHETFGMDLAITRCSNNYGPYQFPEKLIPLVISSALQGKPIPVYGDGRNVRDWIHVADHCRAIDLVFHGAKAGEIYNIGGRNEQKNIDIVKSLLALLAEKTGSDREKLFGLITFVKDRPGHDRRYAIDPAKIESALGWRHETDFQQGLSETVDWYLANKAWWSRIISGEYLTYYASQYGERFDS, from the coding sequence ATGAGGATACTCGTCACCGGTGGGGCCGGATTCATCGGCTCGAACTTTATCCGCTACATGCTTAAAGCACGCCCGGAACATACGATCACAAATCTGGACAAGCTCACCTATGCAGGCAACCTTGAGAATCTTAAGGATATCGAAAAACTGCCGAGCTATGCTTTTTTCAGGGCGGATATCTGCAGCAGCAAAATTATCGACAGCCTTGAGTTCGACGCCATCATAAACTTTGCCGCAGAGAGCCATGTCGACAGGTCCATTCTCGATTCTACTCCGTTTCTCCAGACAAACGTGATAGGCACACAGATCCTGCTTGAGGCTGCAAAGAAACGCAACTGCAGGCTGCTTCATGTCTCTACAGACGAGGTCTATGGTTCGATCGATACGGGTCTGTTCACGGAAGAGTCTCCTATCATGCCGAACAGTCCCTATGCCGCAAGCAAGGCCTCATCAGACCTTCTGGTGAGGGCATATCATGAGACGTTCGGTATGGACCTGGCCATCACGCGGTGCTCGAACAATTACGGACCCTATCAGTTCCCTGAAAAGCTTATCCCTCTTGTCATCTCCAGCGCGCTGCAGGGCAAGCCCATTCCCGTGTACGGCGATGGCCGCAATGTCAGGGACTGGATCCATGTGGCTGACCACTGCAGGGCAATAGACCTTGTTTTTCACGGGGCAAAGGCGGGCGAGATCTACAACATCGGCGGCCGCAACGAGCAGAAGAATATTGATATCGTCAAAAGCCTCCTGGCCCTGCTTGCAGAGAAGACCGGATCGGACAGGGAAAAACTCTTCGGCCTTATCACCTTTGTTAAAGACAGACCAGGCCATGACCGCAGATACGCCATTGACCCGGCAAAAATAGAGTCGGCCCTCGGATGGCGGCATGAAACAGACTTTCAGCAGGGCCTTTCGGAAACGGTCGATTGGTATCTTGCCAACAAAGCGTGGTGGAGCCGTATCATCTCAGGGGAGTATCTCACCTATTATGCATCTCAGTATGGGGAGAGGTTCGACTCATGA
- a CDS encoding dTDP-4-dehydrorhamnose 3,5-epimerase family protein yields the protein MEGVVIKELSRFNDERGWLVEIFRDDEIDFRPVMSYISMSKPGVSRGPHEHLRQSDYFCFFGNFRLYLWDNRKDSSTYQQQMTLETKGKPYIAIVPPNVVHAYKNIGDTEGLVLNLPDSLYRGKGKMQPVDEIRYEGDPNAPFRIDP from the coding sequence ATGGAAGGTGTTGTCATTAAAGAACTGAGCCGCTTTAACGATGAGCGCGGATGGCTTGTTGAGATATTCAGGGATGATGAGATCGACTTCAGACCGGTTATGTCGTATATTTCCATGTCTAAACCCGGCGTCTCCCGCGGTCCGCATGAGCATCTCCGGCAATCCGATTACTTCTGTTTTTTCGGTAATTTCAGGCTCTATCTCTGGGACAACCGCAAAGACTCATCAACCTATCAGCAGCAGATGACCCTTGAGACGAAGGGCAAGCCGTATATTGCGATTGTGCCGCCGAATGTTGTCCATGCGTACAAAAATATCGGCGATACGGAAGGACTTGTTCTGAACCTCCCGGACAGCCTTTACCGGGGCAAGGGCAAGATGCAGCCTGTTGACGAGATCAGATATGAAGGCGACCCAAACGCGCCCTTCAGGATCGACCCATGA
- a CDS encoding acyl-CoA dehydrogenase family protein, with product MDYLLTEEQVMIRDLSRQVAEEKIVPVRAHLDETGEFPWDIMKVLAQSDLFGLFIPEEYGGLGKGCLELCLCVEELSRACVGVSTSYAANALGTYPLLLFGTDAQKKQFLPDIAAGKKLVAFGLTEANAGSDASGIQTTAKLDGNEYILNGTKQWITNGSVADVYTIIAITDRAKGPRGASAFVVEKGTPGFTFGKKEDKMGIRASITTELVFDNCRIPKENIIGKEGIGFIVAMKTLDSSRAGVGSQGLGVAQGAYEEAVKYARKRIQFGHPVISFQAVQHMLANMAMDIEAARSLVYSVARLVDSGAKDVSKESAMAKCFATDVGMRVTTDAVQVMGGSGYMKEYPVEKMMRDAKILQIYEGTNQIQRNVIGQEIIKEFARNNK from the coding sequence ATGGACTATTTATTGACTGAAGAGCAGGTAATGATAAGAGATCTTTCCCGGCAGGTTGCCGAGGAAAAGATCGTTCCTGTTCGGGCTCATCTGGATGAGACGGGTGAATTCCCCTGGGACATCATGAAGGTGCTCGCTCAGTCAGACCTCTTCGGTCTCTTCATCCCTGAGGAATATGGGGGTCTCGGCAAAGGCTGTCTTGAGCTCTGCCTTTGCGTTGAGGAACTTTCCCGGGCCTGCGTCGGTGTCTCCACCTCCTATGCTGCCAATGCACTCGGTACATACCCGCTCCTTCTCTTCGGCACCGATGCGCAGAAAAAGCAATTCCTTCCCGATATTGCCGCAGGCAAAAAACTTGTTGCCTTTGGTCTGACCGAGGCAAATGCGGGGAGTGATGCGAGCGGTATTCAGACAACAGCAAAGCTTGACGGCAATGAATATATCCTGAACGGTACAAAACAGTGGATCACAAACGGCAGTGTAGCAGATGTGTACACGATCATAGCTATTACCGACAGGGCTAAAGGACCGCGCGGCGCTTCAGCCTTTGTTGTCGAAAAAGGAACCCCGGGGTTTACGTTCGGCAAGAAAGAGGACAAGATGGGTATTCGGGCGTCCATAACGACCGAACTCGTTTTTGACAACTGCAGGATCCCGAAGGAAAACATCATAGGCAAGGAAGGCATAGGTTTTATCGTTGCGATGAAGACCCTGGACAGTTCAAGAGCAGGCGTAGGCTCGCAGGGACTCGGCGTTGCCCAGGGCGCATACGAAGAGGCAGTGAAGTATGCGCGCAAGAGGATCCAGTTCGGCCACCCGGTCATAAGTTTTCAGGCAGTTCAGCATATGCTTGCGAACATGGCCATGGATATCGAAGCTGCGAGGTCTCTTGTATATTCAGTTGCACGCCTTGTGGACAGCGGAGCAAAGGACGTGTCCAAAGAATCTGCCATGGCAAAGTGCTTTGCCACAGACGTAGGCATGAGGGTCACTACTGATGCGGTCCAGGTCATGGGCGGCTCAGGCTATATGAAAGAGTACCCGGTCGAGAAGATGATGCGGGATGCAAAGATCCTCCAGATCTACGAAGGCACGAACCAGATACAGCGTAACGTCATCGGCCAGGAGATCATCAAGGAATTCGCAAGAAACAACAAATAA
- a CDS encoding class II aldolase/adducin family protein, with protein sequence MKKLLGKYNKKIVSQGLADEGNITLLGLDAEVSSNRPMTEIDPELVKVFDHMNISSLLYAEPAEPYRSILAYYGDRQEICLMPTDCETRTFLHDIPVVPALTAAAISRALSARKAAIVGNRGVVSSGTVSPEQAFVSFSSVCFSIYVKFFSDVMFHLEDRRTGKTPENRDLMNAYSKIAPMISLSSRSCADIPAAPPSDEQEVYQQLILTGRQLVERKLVDSYFGNISYVFRDTMYISQTGSSLDELDTCIDAVPLDGSSSSGITASSELSAHISVYKKTGRRAIVHGHPKFTVIMSMSCRKEGCDLSTCYRACREQRAVSGIPIVSGEIGTGPTGLARTVPEAMGNSRAVIVFGHGIFSVSDDTFRPAFELMQSTEYSCMKEYFKKIQGLI encoded by the coding sequence ATGAAAAAACTTCTCGGCAAATATAATAAAAAGATCGTCAGCCAGGGCCTGGCTGATGAGGGAAACATTACCTTGCTCGGTCTTGATGCAGAGGTGAGCTCAAACAGACCGATGACCGAGATCGACCCTGAACTGGTAAAGGTCTTCGATCATATGAACATCAGCAGTCTGCTCTATGCCGAGCCGGCCGAACCATACAGGAGCATCCTCGCATATTATGGAGATCGTCAGGAAATCTGCCTGATGCCGACAGATTGCGAGACAAGGACTTTTCTTCATGATATCCCTGTCGTCCCGGCACTTACTGCAGCAGCAATAAGCAGAGCACTTTCAGCGCGAAAAGCTGCTATTGTCGGAAACAGGGGCGTTGTCTCCAGCGGCACGGTAAGTCCTGAGCAGGCCTTCGTCTCCTTCAGCTCTGTCTGTTTTTCGATCTATGTCAAGTTCTTTTCAGACGTCATGTTCCATCTTGAAGACCGCAGGACAGGAAAGACGCCTGAGAACAGAGACCTGATGAACGCCTACTCAAAGATCGCCCCTATGATATCGCTGTCATCCCGCTCCTGCGCTGATATTCCGGCAGCGCCGCCCTCGGATGAGCAGGAGGTGTATCAGCAGCTCATCCTGACAGGCAGGCAGCTCGTGGAGAGAAAACTCGTTGACTCTTATTTCGGCAACATCTCCTATGTCTTCAGGGACACCATGTATATCAGCCAGACCGGCAGTTCCCTGGATGAACTCGATACCTGCATTGACGCGGTGCCTCTTGACGGGTCGTCCTCATCCGGCATAACTGCTTCTTCAGAGCTTTCTGCACATATCAGCGTGTACAAAAAGACAGGCAGACGCGCAATCGTCCATGGCCACCCGAAGTTCACGGTCATCATGTCCATGTCCTGCAGAAAGGAGGGGTGCGACCTCTCAACCTGTTATCGCGCCTGCAGAGAGCAGCGGGCTGTCTCCGGCATTCCTATTGTTTCCGGCGAGATCGGCACGGGCCCAACAGGACTCGCAAGAACGGTTCCCGAGGCGATGGGAAACAGCCGGGCCGTCATAGTCTTCGGCCACGGCATCTTTTCTGTCAGCGACGATACCTTCAGGCCTGCCTTTGAACTCATGCAATCCACTGAATATTCCTGCATGAAGGAATATTTCAAGAAAATTCAGGGACTTATATAA
- a CDS encoding aldehyde ferredoxin oxidoreductase family protein codes for MYGYASKSLKIDLSARKTEIIDTPLDLIERYIGGRGMGVALLGKRITLAHDAPGMPLIFASGPLVATDAPTSGRSSVISRSPLTGTIFDCSVGGKFGTELKRAGFDLIEITGKADRWTMISIDDQSVVIDDAGHLAGKNVEEARTLIDTRGSDAVIGIAGEHQSAFSSIVFDGHYLAGRGGLGAVMGAKKLKAIKVKGSSSFDIFDPAALKASREEIMRLLRASQAVFGELGISEFGTAALVDLIHSRRMEPTNNFRQTFYSGSTAYSGYNLKNRYKAKKTGCMGCPILCKKIGMNGEVMPEYETVSHFGALNDNNDAAVIVEANRLCNDYGLDTITTAATISCFAEIEGRKLNPDELPELIREIGGMTTERGRMLSYGSLRYAAAAGKPEASMSVKGLELPAYDPRGAYGMALAYATSNRGGCHLRAYPISHEILRKPVATDRFSFEGKARIIKIAEDMNAVIDSLTACKFVFFAASLEEYARAVSAVTGKPHDTQSLLRTGERIYVLERFLNSLNNITGADDDLPARFFTEEGTSSENIKVSPLNRDEFLTARGNYYKIRGYDERGVPTRALMERLGLGEYL; via the coding sequence ATGTACGGATACGCATCCAAAAGCCTGAAAATAGACCTTTCCGCAAGAAAGACCGAGATCATAGATACGCCCCTTGATCTCATAGAACGCTATATCGGCGGCCGGGGCATGGGCGTGGCGCTGTTGGGCAAAAGGATCACGCTGGCCCATGACGCTCCCGGCATGCCGCTCATCTTTGCATCCGGCCCGCTTGTGGCAACAGACGCCCCGACATCCGGAAGGTCTTCGGTCATATCGCGTTCTCCTCTCACCGGTACGATATTCGACTGCTCGGTCGGCGGCAAGTTCGGCACAGAACTGAAGCGTGCAGGCTTTGATCTTATCGAGATAACCGGCAAAGCTGACAGATGGACCATGATCTCGATCGACGACCAGAGCGTCGTCATTGATGATGCCGGGCACCTTGCAGGCAAAAATGTAGAGGAAGCGAGAACGCTGATCGATACCCGCGGCTCTGACGCGGTGATCGGCATCGCAGGAGAACATCAGTCAGCCTTCTCCTCGATCGTTTTTGATGGTCATTACCTCGCCGGCAGAGGCGGCCTCGGCGCAGTCATGGGCGCAAAAAAACTCAAGGCAATCAAGGTGAAGGGGAGCAGCTCATTCGACATCTTCGACCCTGCTGCACTCAAGGCAAGCCGCGAAGAGATCATGCGGCTGCTCAGGGCATCCCAGGCAGTCTTTGGCGAGCTCGGCATCTCGGAGTTCGGCACTGCTGCCCTTGTTGACCTTATCCATAGCCGCAGGATGGAGCCTACGAATAACTTCAGACAGACGTTCTATTCAGGGTCAACAGCATATTCCGGGTATAACCTGAAGAACCGCTACAAAGCTAAAAAGACCGGCTGCATGGGCTGTCCTATCCTCTGCAAGAAAATAGGCATGAACGGAGAGGTGATGCCTGAATATGAGACTGTTTCTCACTTCGGCGCGCTGAATGACAATAATGATGCTGCCGTGATCGTTGAAGCGAACAGACTCTGCAATGATTACGGTCTCGACACCATCACCACTGCGGCGACCATCTCCTGCTTTGCAGAGATCGAGGGAAGAAAGCTGAACCCTGATGAACTCCCTGAGCTCATTCGCGAGATCGGGGGGATGACGACAGAACGGGGCAGGATGCTGTCTTACGGTTCCCTGCGGTATGCTGCGGCAGCCGGAAAACCGGAAGCAAGCATGTCTGTTAAGGGCCTTGAATTGCCTGCGTACGACCCTCGCGGAGCATACGGCATGGCACTCGCGTATGCGACATCGAACCGCGGCGGCTGCCATCTGCGTGCATATCCCATAAGCCACGAAATATTGAGAAAACCTGTTGCCACAGACCGGTTCTCCTTTGAGGGCAAGGCCCGGATCATCAAGATAGCAGAGGACATGAACGCGGTCATTGATTCGCTTACGGCCTGCAAGTTCGTCTTCTTTGCAGCATCACTTGAGGAATATGCCAGGGCTGTCTCGGCAGTGACCGGTAAGCCCCATGATACCCAATCCCTGCTCAGAACGGGTGAGCGCATCTATGTGCTCGAACGTTTTCTGAACTCGCTGAACAATATCACGGGCGCTGACGATGACCTTCCGGCGAGGTTCTTTACCGAGGAAGGGACATCCTCAGAGAATATAAAGGTCAGTCCGCTGAACAGAGATGAATTCCTGACCGCACGAGGCAATTACTACAAGATCAGAGGATATGATGAAAGAGGTGTTCCAACACGGGCACTCATGGAACGATTGGGATTGGGAGAGTATCTGTAG